GCTGCATTTTCTGCGTCCACTCCACGGTCAGACAGAATCAGAATGTTATGACCTTTGTCAATGACACGGTCAGCCGCCTCAAACAGTCCTTCCAGCGCCTTGTATAAGCCCTCAGCACCTTCTTTTGCTTCAAAGAAGATCGGAATGGTCATGGATTTGAAGCCTGGACGGTGTACGTGACGAATTTTAGCAAACTCTTCATTCGACAGCACCGGCGAATCCAACCGAATCTGGCGACAGCTTTCCGGTTCTGGGTGCAGTAAATTTCGCTCTGGTCCAATCGTCGTTGCAGTTGACGTCACTATTTCTTCACGAATGGCGTCAATCGGCGGGTTGGTAACCTGAGCAAACATTTGTTTAAAGTAATTGTACAAACGTTGCGGACGGTCAGACAATACCGCCAATGGAGCATCATACCCCATTGAGCCAATCGGTTCCGCACCTGTAAGTGCCATCGGCTCCAGAAGCTTGCGTAGCTCTTCAAACGTATATCCAAAAGCGAGCTGCAACTGATTTACATTTTCATGTTTCGGCTCTGGCTGCTCCAGTGCTTCAGGCAGATCATCCAGATCAATCAAATGCTCATCCAGCCACTGCTGATAAGGTTCTTCGGATGCGATACGTTCCTTTAACTCTTCATCAGAAACGATGCGGCCTTCTTGGGTATCCACCAGGAGCATACGCCCTGGACGGAGACGATCCTTATAAAGCACATTTTCAGGAGCAATATCCAATACGCCCGCCTCAGATGACAGTGCAATCAGATCGTCCTTGGTCACATAGTAACGTGCAGGACGCAGGCCGTTGCGGTCAAGAATCGCCCCGATTTGGATACCGTCTGTAAACGCCATCGCAGCAGGTCCGTCCCACGGCTCCATCATGGTGCTATGATATTCATAAAATGCCCGCTTCTTCGGGTCCATGGTCTCATGCTTGTTCCAAGGCTCAGGTACCATCATCATGGCTACATGAGGAAGCGAACGTCCACTCAGATACAGAAATTCCAGCGTATTATCAAACATAGCTGTATCCGAGCCATCTGGGTTGATGACAGGTTTAACCTTCTTGATATCGTTGCCAAACGCTTCACTTTCAAACTGTGCCTGACGCGCATGCATCCAGTTTACGTTACCACGCATGGTATTAATTTCACCGTTGTGAATCATAAAACGATAAGGATGCGCACGGTCCCAGCTCGGGAACGTATTCGTACTAAAACGGGAATGGACCAGCGCGATCGCCGATGTCACCCGCTCATCCTGCAAATCCAGATAAAATTTACCTACCTGCTCGGTTGTCAGCATTCCTTTGTATACAACCTTGCGACATGACAAACTTGGAATATAGAACGACTCACCATTCATATCCTCTTGGTTATAGCGAATAGCAAGCTCTGCACGTTTACGAATGACATACAGTTTCCGTTCAAAATCCAGTTCTTCCTTCAAATCGCTACTGCGGCCGATGAACACCTGACGTACGCCAGGTTTAGCTGCTTTTGCCGATTTACCCAGCATTTCGTCATACGTTGGTACATCGCGAAAGCCCAGACAGTTCTGGCCCTCGTCCACAATGATTTCTCTAAGCTTTTGCTCATGCAGCTCACGAACTTTTGGATCATTGGATACAAAAAGCATACCCACGCCATATTGTCCGGCCTTTGGCAATTTGAAGCCCAATCGCTCCGCTTCCTCTTGAAAAAACAGATGCGGAACCTGAATCATGATCCCTGCTCCGTCACCGGAGTTTGGTTCACTTCCCTGACCGCCCCGATGCTCCATGTTTACGAGCATGGTCAAAGCCTGACTTACAATATCGTGCGATGGTTTTCCCTTGATGTGGGCAACAAAGCCCATGCCGCAGGCGTCTTTTTCGAATTGGGGATCATATAGTCCCTGTTTGGGTGGTAAACCTGTCTGTCTCATGGAACGCAACCTTTCTGTTATAAAGTCATGCTGGCCTGAAATACAGGCGGCCGAATAGAAGACAGTGGCAACAAGAGGTAAATCAAAGAACAACTACGAGGAATGGGGGACAAAAAACATAAGACGTATTCAAGGCGGTACGGTCCGCCGAATGCGTATGTTTTTCAATAATTATGCAATGGCTTGACTTGAAAAACACGTCGATTCCACTGATGAATCTAATTAGTTCTATCATTTTATCATTGACCTATTGTGTTAGCAATTCAAAGTTTTTATGGTTGTGATAATAAATCTTTTACATTACAGCTTCAACGTACCAATGCAAAAATATATCATTTTTATGTATAAATATTCATTAAAAAAGTCAGCCTTTTCTATTCCCAAGGAACAGAAAAGGCTGACAAAGGAGTTTAATATACATACGGACCATCATGTACATTCCCGCAAATCGATAAACCGTATTAAAATTCGAGACTTTCGCCTGGCTTCAATGCTTTCCCTTCAATACCTTCTTTATGAAGACGGTCACAGAAGCCGTCTCCATCCTGCTCTATGCCGGGAAAAGTATTGTAATGCACCGGTATCACGCGGCTTGCCCGTAGCCATTTCGCTGCCAGCAAAGCATCCTCCGGTCCCATTGTATAACCATCTCCGATCGGCAATACTGCGGCATCGATGGAGTTGGTTTCTCCAATGAGACGCATATCGCCAAACAAGCCGGTATCCCCTGCATGGAAAAATGTTTTGCCCCCCATAGTCAATAAGATACCTGCTGGCTCTCCCATGTAGATGGTTTGTCCGTCCACTGTCAAAGAGGAGCTGTGAAACGCCAGCGTAAATTTCACATGAAAACCGTCAAATTGGTGACCACCACCCAGATTCATACCGTGAGCTTTCGTTCCCAAGGATGCACAATATTCAGCCAGTTCCGCCACCGCGATTACAGGGCAATCATTGCGCTTGGCAATTTCAACTGCATCACCAAAATGATCGGCGTGACCGTGTGTCAACAGTACTGCATCCACCTGAATATCTTCGGCCTGTACGGTTGCTTTAGAATTCCCCGTCAAAAAAGGATCGATAATAATCCGCTTCCCCTCTGCCTCCACCAACACAACTGAATGTCCATAATATGTGATTTTCATAACATTTACGCCTCCTTTGTCACTTTCATTATTTAGGTTACTTTCCTTTACCTAATTATACCTCTTTTGCATACCGGCTTCACCTGCGCACATAAAATACGCTCACAAAGCTGAACCCTGTTGTTTAGAAAGGGCTGTTATTTGTCGCTCATGGGATTTATACTAAATGCTCATTTATAAAAGGTATGATGACCGATAGTTTTCACCTTGGTACGCGAATGATGAACCGTAAGGTCCTGGGCCAACGTAAGCGAAAGGAAAAAACAGGTGTTATCAGGCACGGCTTTATGGCCATTCAAAGCGGCCGTAACTGCACGTATGCAGTCCTGGTTAGGCTGAACACGACGAAGACGCCCGTTCGCAACCGGACTAAATTGCGCTTTTTGATAAATCACTGCCTGAATCGTATCGGGAAATGAGGCTGACCGCAGCCGGTTTAAGACAACGTTGGCAACTGCCACTTTGCCTTCGTACGGTTCGCCTTCTGCTTCTGCCATCACTATTTTTTGCAGCAGGAGCAGTTCTTTAGCGGAGACAGGATAGCTCCAGGTAGACAACGCCTTGTCATCCTGAGTGAGCATTTTTGTCTTCGTAAAGTAGATGGTTGTAGGAGGGGTTAGGATTGCGGACTTGCTATGCTGGACCTCAGGCTTTTTCTTGCCTGTAACAGCGTTATTCCGAGCTTGTTCCACCTGCTTCATCTGGGAAGCGGGTAACGGAGTCGGCATGATTTCTTTCCAGCTTGGCTGCCCATGAGCAGCGACAAAGATGGGGCTTGTCCTGTTTGACCCGTTATGGGTCCCCATCCTGTCGCCATATGTAGGAACCGAAGTGTTCCCTGACCAGCTCAGAGATTGCATAGGTGCATTTTTATGATTATTCTGTGTTTGCTGAACCTCAGCGTAGAGGCCTATCCCCAATATACAAACAAGCAGCACACTCAAAAGAGGTGCAAACCAACGATGTTCTTTAACGATTTCCATAATGTTCCTCCCGTTAACTTTAAGCACATTCCTCAGATATGTAACCCAAAATGCGCTTTTTGAATAACGCTGAAACACTATATCACTAAATTCGCTGATAGATCAAGGGTTTCACCTCATTAATGGGAATGTTTGAATTATTTGGTACATTGGTTTTTGTCCCATTCGGGTTGCATATAATACAAATTCTCCCACTTCCCAAGGCTCGCCGCTTCGGTCATCTGACTGCCACACAGACGCTGAAACA
This window of the Paenibacillus polymyxa genome carries:
- a CDS encoding metal-dependent hydrolase, translated to MKITYYGHSVVLVEAEGKRIIIDPFLTGNSKATVQAEDIQVDAVLLTHGHADHFGDAVEIAKRNDCPVIAVAELAEYCASLGTKAHGMNLGGGHQFDGFHVKFTLAFHSSSLTVDGQTIYMGEPAGILLTMGGKTFFHAGDTGLFGDMRLIGETNSIDAAVLPIGDGYTMGPEDALLAAKWLRASRVIPVHYNTFPGIEQDGDGFCDRLHKEGIEGKALKPGESLEF
- a CDS encoding cell wall hydrolase, which gives rise to MEIVKEHRWFAPLLSVLLVCILGIGLYAEVQQTQNNHKNAPMQSLSWSGNTSVPTYGDRMGTHNGSNRTSPIFVAAHGQPSWKEIMPTPLPASQMKQVEQARNNAVTGKKKPEVQHSKSAILTPPTTIYFTKTKMLTQDDKALSTWSYPVSAKELLLLQKIVMAEAEGEPYEGKVAVANVVLNRLRSASFPDTIQAVIYQKAQFSPVANGRLRRVQPNQDCIRAVTAALNGHKAVPDNTCFFLSLTLAQDLTVHHSRTKVKTIGHHTFYK